Proteins found in one Planococcus citri chromosome 2, ihPlaCitr1.1, whole genome shotgun sequence genomic segment:
- the CysRS gene encoding cysteine--tRNA ligase, cytoplasmic isoform X1 has product MSKRSQPKWQPLDGESDLFLYNSLTRRKEKFVPQQKKQIKWYSCGPTVYDAAHMGHARSYITFDILRRVLSDYFGYDVIYVMNITDIDDKIIKRARQNYLFEAYLKEEHTFEEILNDTRKVFERLTASIKETQDSDKHTMLSNLSNKVTVAIQSLEQSVQEGDCKKISDNINQLLITIRDPFADYLDSKFGSSVTDNSIFNDLPRYWENEFHQEMKALNILEPDVLTRVSEYVPEIIAYIEKVISNGLAYESNGSVYFDVNEFDRKPNHFYAKLVPEAFGDAKSLQEGEGDLSADGKEKRSATDFALWKASKAGEPWWDSPWGKGRPGWHIECSVMASNILGSSLDIHTGGVDLKFPHHDNELAQAEAYYDNDNWVRYFLHSGHLTIAGCKMSKSLKNFITIKDALEKYSARQLRFAFLLHSWKDTLDYSDNTMEMALTYEKLFNEFFLNVKDLTKGTNDEIGCSSFTKWSSLEFKLNQKFVDTQQAVHKALCDNIDTRTTLEALRDCITQCNIYVKDSERNINAILLKNIAMYITKLMQVFGVIPSSESIGFPLSTKSDANIENILMPHLNILSEFRDSIRSAARTLKATNILQICDTLRDDILPNVGVRLEDREGANAAVKLVDRDTLLKEKEEKKRIEREKAAEKERKLALQAEKDALKKIPPSELFKKETNKYSKFDEKGLPTHDAEGKEISKGLLKKLQKLQIQQEKKYNEWQQSIQQNGA; this is encoded by the exons ATGTCGAAAAGATCTCAACCTAAATGGCAACCGCTGGACGGCGAGTCAGATTTATTCCTGTACAACAGCCTGACTCGAAGAAAAGAGAAGTTTGTTCCACAACAGAAGAAACAAATAAAATGGTACAGTTGTGGACCCACCGTTTACGATGCTGCTCACATGGGGCATGCTAG ATCATATATAACATTCGACATCTTACGAAGAGTATTATCTGACTATTTTGGTTACGATGTCATCTACGTAATGAACATCACAGACAtagatgataaaattataaaacgtgCTCGTCAGAATTACCTTTTTGAAGCGTACCTCAAAGAAGAACACACTTTTGAAGAGATATTGAACGATACGAGGAAAGTTTTCGAAAGATTGACCGCTTCCATAAAAGAGACTCAAGATAGCGATAAACATACCATGCTTAGTAATTTATCGAATAAAGTTACTGTTGCCATTCAATCTCTGGAGCAAAGTGTGCAAGAGGgcgattgtaaaaaaatatccgATAATATTAAC CAGCTGTTGATAACTATTCGTGATCCATTCGCTGATTATTTAGATTCGAAATTTGGTAGTTCCGTTACAGataattccatttttaatgatttaccCAGATATTGGGAAAATGAGTTCCATCAAGAGATGAAAGCCTTGAAC ATTTTGGAACCGGATGTGTTGACCAGAGTTAGTGAATATGTGCCTGAAATTATTGCGTACATTGAAAAAGTTATAAGCAATGGTTTAGCGTATGAATCAAATGGATCGGTTTATTTTGATGTGAATGAATTCGATAGAAAGCCTAATCATTTTTACGCCAAATTGGTTCCTGAAGCTTTCGGAGATGCAAAATCTCTTCAAGAAGGCGAAg GTGATCTTTCTGCTGATGGTAAAGAGAAACGTTCTGCTACCGATTTCGCTTTATGGAAAGCGTCCAAAGCTGGAGAGCCATGGTGGGATTCTCCTTGGGGAAAAGGTCGCCCTGGATGGCACATAGAATGCTCTGTTATGGCCTCAAATATTCTCGGATCATCTCTAGATATTCACACGGGCGGTGTCGACTTAAAATTTCCTCATCATGATAATGAATTAGCTCAAGCTGAG GCGTATTACGATAACGATAATTGGGTACGGTATTTCTTGCATTCCGGTCATTTGACGATAGCTGGATGTAAAATGtctaaatcgttgaaaaatttcatcacgatAAAAGATGCTTTGGAGAAATACTCGGCTCGTCAATTGAGATTCGCATTTTTGTTGCATTCTTGGAAAGATACGTTGGACTACAGCGATAACACCATGGAAATGGCGCTGACGTAcgagaaattattcaat GAATTTTTCTTGAACGTGAAAGATTTAACCAAGGGTACAAATGATGAGATTGGCTGCTCTTCATTTACGAAGTGGTCCTCTCTTGAATTTAAACTCAATCAGAAATTCGTTGATACTCAACAAGCTGTGCATAAAGCTCTTTGTG ATAATATCGATACCAGAACTACGTTAGAGGCCTTACGTGATTGCATCACTCAGTGTAATATTTACGTCAAAGATTCTGAACGTAATATTAACGCTATTTTATTGAAGAATATCGCCATGTATATTACCAAACTGATGCAAGTATTCGGTGTAATTCCATCATCTGAAAGTATAGGATTCCCGTTGTCTACAAAATCCGACGcgaat ATCGAGAACATATTAATGCCTCACTTGAACATTTTATCAGAATTTCGTGATTCGATCAGATCCGCGGCTAGAACTTTGAAAGCTAcgaatattttacaaatttgcgATACCCTGCGCGACGATATTTTGCCAAATGTCGGAGTCCGATTGGAAGATCGCGAAG GAGCCAACGCAGCAGTTAAATTAGTCGATAGAGATACCctattgaaagaaaaagaagaaaagaaaagaatagaaagagaaaaagcagccgagaaagagagaaaattaGCCCTACAAGCCGAGAAAGATGCTTTGAAAAAGATACCTCCTTCCGAATTATTTAAAAAGGAAACGAATAAATAttcgaaatttgatgaaaaa GGTTTGCCAACTCATGACGCTGAAGGAAAAGAAATCAGCAAAGGATTACTGAAAAAGTTACAAAAGTTACAAATTCAACAGGAAAAAAAGTATAACGAATGGCAGCAATCGATACAACAAAATGGAgcttaa
- the CysRS gene encoding cysteine--tRNA ligase, cytoplasmic isoform X2 produces the protein MSKRSQPKWQPLDGESDLFLYNSLTRRKEKFVPQQKKQIKWYSCGPTVYDAAHMGHARSYITFDILRRVLSDYFGYDVIYVMNITDIDDKIIKRARQNYLFEAYLKEEHTFEEILNDTRKVFERLTASIKETQDSDKHTMLSNLSNKVTVAIQSLEQSVQEGDCKKISDNINLLITIRDPFADYLDSKFGSSVTDNSIFNDLPRYWENEFHQEMKALNILEPDVLTRVSEYVPEIIAYIEKVISNGLAYESNGSVYFDVNEFDRKPNHFYAKLVPEAFGDAKSLQEGEGDLSADGKEKRSATDFALWKASKAGEPWWDSPWGKGRPGWHIECSVMASNILGSSLDIHTGGVDLKFPHHDNELAQAEAYYDNDNWVRYFLHSGHLTIAGCKMSKSLKNFITIKDALEKYSARQLRFAFLLHSWKDTLDYSDNTMEMALTYEKLFNEFFLNVKDLTKGTNDEIGCSSFTKWSSLEFKLNQKFVDTQQAVHKALCDNIDTRTTLEALRDCITQCNIYVKDSERNINAILLKNIAMYITKLMQVFGVIPSSESIGFPLSTKSDANIENILMPHLNILSEFRDSIRSAARTLKATNILQICDTLRDDILPNVGVRLEDREGANAAVKLVDRDTLLKEKEEKKRIEREKAAEKERKLALQAEKDALKKIPPSELFKKETNKYSKFDEKGLPTHDAEGKEISKGLLKKLQKLQIQQEKKYNEWQQSIQQNGA, from the exons ATGTCGAAAAGATCTCAACCTAAATGGCAACCGCTGGACGGCGAGTCAGATTTATTCCTGTACAACAGCCTGACTCGAAGAAAAGAGAAGTTTGTTCCACAACAGAAGAAACAAATAAAATGGTACAGTTGTGGACCCACCGTTTACGATGCTGCTCACATGGGGCATGCTAG ATCATATATAACATTCGACATCTTACGAAGAGTATTATCTGACTATTTTGGTTACGATGTCATCTACGTAATGAACATCACAGACAtagatgataaaattataaaacgtgCTCGTCAGAATTACCTTTTTGAAGCGTACCTCAAAGAAGAACACACTTTTGAAGAGATATTGAACGATACGAGGAAAGTTTTCGAAAGATTGACCGCTTCCATAAAAGAGACTCAAGATAGCGATAAACATACCATGCTTAGTAATTTATCGAATAAAGTTACTGTTGCCATTCAATCTCTGGAGCAAAGTGTGCAAGAGGgcgattgtaaaaaaatatccgATAATATTAAC CTGTTGATAACTATTCGTGATCCATTCGCTGATTATTTAGATTCGAAATTTGGTAGTTCCGTTACAGataattccatttttaatgatttaccCAGATATTGGGAAAATGAGTTCCATCAAGAGATGAAAGCCTTGAAC ATTTTGGAACCGGATGTGTTGACCAGAGTTAGTGAATATGTGCCTGAAATTATTGCGTACATTGAAAAAGTTATAAGCAATGGTTTAGCGTATGAATCAAATGGATCGGTTTATTTTGATGTGAATGAATTCGATAGAAAGCCTAATCATTTTTACGCCAAATTGGTTCCTGAAGCTTTCGGAGATGCAAAATCTCTTCAAGAAGGCGAAg GTGATCTTTCTGCTGATGGTAAAGAGAAACGTTCTGCTACCGATTTCGCTTTATGGAAAGCGTCCAAAGCTGGAGAGCCATGGTGGGATTCTCCTTGGGGAAAAGGTCGCCCTGGATGGCACATAGAATGCTCTGTTATGGCCTCAAATATTCTCGGATCATCTCTAGATATTCACACGGGCGGTGTCGACTTAAAATTTCCTCATCATGATAATGAATTAGCTCAAGCTGAG GCGTATTACGATAACGATAATTGGGTACGGTATTTCTTGCATTCCGGTCATTTGACGATAGCTGGATGTAAAATGtctaaatcgttgaaaaatttcatcacgatAAAAGATGCTTTGGAGAAATACTCGGCTCGTCAATTGAGATTCGCATTTTTGTTGCATTCTTGGAAAGATACGTTGGACTACAGCGATAACACCATGGAAATGGCGCTGACGTAcgagaaattattcaat GAATTTTTCTTGAACGTGAAAGATTTAACCAAGGGTACAAATGATGAGATTGGCTGCTCTTCATTTACGAAGTGGTCCTCTCTTGAATTTAAACTCAATCAGAAATTCGTTGATACTCAACAAGCTGTGCATAAAGCTCTTTGTG ATAATATCGATACCAGAACTACGTTAGAGGCCTTACGTGATTGCATCACTCAGTGTAATATTTACGTCAAAGATTCTGAACGTAATATTAACGCTATTTTATTGAAGAATATCGCCATGTATATTACCAAACTGATGCAAGTATTCGGTGTAATTCCATCATCTGAAAGTATAGGATTCCCGTTGTCTACAAAATCCGACGcgaat ATCGAGAACATATTAATGCCTCACTTGAACATTTTATCAGAATTTCGTGATTCGATCAGATCCGCGGCTAGAACTTTGAAAGCTAcgaatattttacaaatttgcgATACCCTGCGCGACGATATTTTGCCAAATGTCGGAGTCCGATTGGAAGATCGCGAAG GAGCCAACGCAGCAGTTAAATTAGTCGATAGAGATACCctattgaaagaaaaagaagaaaagaaaagaatagaaagagaaaaagcagccgagaaagagagaaaattaGCCCTACAAGCCGAGAAAGATGCTTTGAAAAAGATACCTCCTTCCGAATTATTTAAAAAGGAAACGAATAAATAttcgaaatttgatgaaaaa GGTTTGCCAACTCATGACGCTGAAGGAAAAGAAATCAGCAAAGGATTACTGAAAAAGTTACAAAAGTTACAAATTCAACAGGAAAAAAAGTATAACGAATGGCAGCAATCGATACAACAAAATGGAgcttaa
- the LOC135836013 gene encoding proteasome inhibitor PI31 subunit-like: MADQFFGWELLFNNVKSDIKKKEDVLMLLIHYSLIKNGFKCVGVNDDWKSEAIEISSELLPKEWNANKEYVFRYQYNEEKYVLQSNHSDNSTIIFNLMDTKNLKVSNVMFNYENSVGALEGNISAVLPSHLELFNKLQRDLISGFVSNEKKTVETQTTSTESSDKKSDPLIVPSLIPQARPPYQRGFEDFPSFEPIGRRDLDPLAAVGQRNPLAVGGGMLFDPFQENRSRLLGGPIPGPGVPRGLPRGAAPPGSRFDPFGPPDAHPGPGRFPPEYDDMFS; this comes from the exons ATGGCAGACCAATTTTTCGGCTGGGAATTACTTTTCAACAACGTTAAAAGTGATATTAAGAAGAAAGAAGATGTGTTGATGTTACTGATCCACTATTCGTTGatcaaaaatggtttcaaatgtGTCGGCGTAAATGACGATTGG aaatctgAAGCAATTGAAATATCATCGGAATTACTTCCCAAGGAATGGAACGCTAATAAAGAGTACGTTTTCAGATATCAGTACAACGAAGAAAAGTATGTTCTTCAGAGTAACCATTCCGACAACTCCACGATCATCTTCAATTTAATG GACACGAAGAATTTAAAAGTCTCTAATGTCATGTTCAACTACGAAAATTCTGTCGGTGCATTGGAAGGAAATATATCCGCTGTTTTGCCATCGCACCTAGAACTATTCAATAAACTTCAAAGGGACTTGATATCTGGGTTTGTGAGtaacgagaaaaaaactgtAGAAACTCAAACAACCTCCACAGAATCATCAGATAAAAAATCAGACCCATTAATTGTCCCCTCATTAATACCGCAAGCTAGACCACCTTATCAGCGTGGTTTCGAAGA CTTTCCTTCCTTTGAGCCAATTGGTAGAAGAGATTTAGATCCTTTGGCAGCTGTTGGCCAGCGAAATCCTCTCGCAGTTGGAGGCGGTATGCTTTTTGATCCCTTCCAAGAAAATAGAAGTCGTTTATTAGGGGGGCCAATTCCGGGTCCTGGTGTTCCTAGAGGATTACCGAG AGGAGCTGCACCTCCCGGATCGAGATTTGATCCTTTTGGTCCTCCTGATGCGCATCCGGGACCAGGTCGTTTTCCTCCAGAGTATGATGATATGTTTTCGTAA
- the Bap55 gene encoding actin-like protein 6B encodes MNSGTLYGGDDIGALVFDVGSQSLRVGYAQEDTPKAEIPAVVGVLEEGNRNADINTGSAEIESKNANNVTSETKYYIDTNVLCVPRKGMKVVNYMKDGMIDDWDLFEKVLDYAYDRCIQSESKYHPVLMSESPSNLRPKREKLMELMFEKYNVPAFFLVKNAVLSAFANGRVTALIVDSGATHTSAVPVHDGYVLSHAIVRSPLGGDYITMQCRQFLQENDIDITPQYMIANKEGVKEKEKPLWTKKANLPEVTPSWHNYMQKRVIQDFQQSVLQVSETPYDEKTVSALPTSHYEFPNGYHQDFGCERFKIPEILFDPSVNLGGSMLAVGQIVTTSVGMCDVDIRPSLYNSVVVTGGNSFLQGFPERLNRDLSVRIPSSMRLKIISANGSAERRFGAWIGGSILASIGTFQQMWISSQEYKESGKSQIDRKCP; translated from the exons ATGAATTCCGGTACATTATACGGCGGAGATGATATAGGAGCTCTGGTTTTCGATGTGGGCAGTCAATCATTACGCGTCGGATATGCTCAAGAGGATACTCCTAAAGCCGAAATCCCCGCAGTAGTCGGCGTCCTAGAAGAAGGCAACCGAAACGCCGACATAAACACAGGGTCCGCCGAAATCGAATCTAAAAATGCGAACAACGTTACCAGCGAAACTAAGTATTACATCGATACGAACGTATTGTGCGTTCCTCGTAAAGGAATGAAAGTCGTGAATTACATGAAAGATGGCATGATCGACGACTGGGATTTGTTCGAGAAAGTCTTGGACTATGCTTACGATAGATGCATTCAATCCGAATCGAAATATCATCCAGTTTTAATGTCCGAGTCTCCGTCAAATTTACGTCCTAAACGTGAAAAACTTATGGaattgatgtttgaaaaatacaacgTGCCAGCtttctttttggtgaaaaacgcTGTACTTTCGGCTTTCGCCAATGGACGTGTTACCGCGCTTATTGTAGATAGTGGAGCGACTCACACTTCAGCTGTTCCTGTTCACGATGGTTATGTGCTATCTCACGCTATTGTCAGATCTCCTTTAGGCGGTGATTACATTACCATGCAATGTCGACAGTTTTTGCAG GAAAATGATATTGATATCACTCCTCAATACATGATCGCCAACAAAGAAGGGgtcaaagaaaaagaaaagccaTTGTGGACGAAGAAAGCTAATTTACCCGAAGTTACTCCAAGTTGGCATAATTACATGCAAAAACGAGTCATTCAAGACTTCCAACAAAGTGTTTTACAAGTATCGGAAACACCTTACGATGAGAAAACCGTCTCCGCTTTACCTACCTCGCATTACGAATTTCCCAACGGTTATCACCAG GACTTCGGTTGTGAAAGattcaaaattcctgaaattttattcgatccAAGCGTAAACCTAGGAGGTTCGATGTTAGCCGTTGGCCAAATAGTAACTACGAGCGTAGGCATGTGTGACGTTGATATTAGACCATCGTTGTATAATAGTGTTGTCGTTACTGGTGGTAATTCATTTCTACAA gGATTCCCTGAACGACTAAATCGAGACTTATCCGTACGTATACCGAGTAGCATGCGTTTAAAAATCATATCCGCTAATGGTTCAGCTGAAAGAAGATTCGGTGCTTGGATCGGCGGTTCTATATTAGCATCGATTGGAACATTCCAACAAATGTGGATCAGTAGTCAAGAGTACAAAGAAAGTGGTAAAAGCcaaattgacagaaaatgtcCCTGA